The Chitinophaga flava genome has a segment encoding these proteins:
- a CDS encoding PepSY-associated TM helix domain-containing protein, translated as MKTMTQRKKKEAGKPGKKKSMVRTVVDKLHLWLGLASGLIVLIISITGCLFVFQREINELVYHRQMHVVPQEQTLPLSVLRDHAQQALGADKPILSMTTWRLPDRAWEFMAYKANDTALTYFGVMEYYESVLVNPYTGQVTGRIDYKYNFFSIVKYIHWSLLLNTKYGQPVVGWSTVIFVVLLITGLIMWWPKRWTKATRDQSFKIKWKAGFKRINYDLHNVLGFYSLLVALVIALTGMVWAFKWFETAVYVAASGTTTAPVSPVYTSIKTTAGAGNPPLDMAFDAAQPMLKNVDRVFVYPASYPEGVHTIGGYKGKDIYFGADELKFDQYTGKLLGREEYRKKNSGEKLIAMNYDIHVGAIGGLPGKILAFIISFICASLPVTGFYIWWGKQRKARKKAAKPVARLNTI; from the coding sequence ATGAAAACAATGACCCAACGGAAAAAGAAGGAAGCAGGGAAACCCGGCAAAAAAAAATCCATGGTACGAACGGTGGTAGACAAGCTGCATTTGTGGCTGGGACTGGCTTCCGGTCTCATCGTACTGATTATCAGCATTACCGGATGTCTGTTTGTTTTCCAGCGGGAAATCAATGAGCTGGTGTATCATCGGCAAATGCATGTGGTGCCGCAGGAGCAGACCTTGCCGCTGAGTGTGCTGCGTGACCATGCCCAGCAAGCCCTGGGAGCCGATAAACCGATACTTTCCATGACCACCTGGCGTCTTCCGGACCGGGCCTGGGAGTTTATGGCATATAAAGCTAATGATACGGCACTCACCTATTTTGGGGTGATGGAATACTATGAATCTGTATTGGTGAATCCTTACACAGGGCAGGTGACCGGAAGAATAGATTACAAGTATAATTTTTTCAGCATTGTGAAGTATATCCACTGGAGCCTGTTGCTAAACACAAAGTACGGGCAGCCTGTAGTGGGATGGAGCACTGTTATCTTTGTAGTGCTGCTGATTACGGGATTGATTATGTGGTGGCCCAAACGCTGGACCAAAGCAACGCGCGATCAGAGTTTCAAAATCAAATGGAAGGCTGGTTTCAAAAGGATTAATTACGACCTGCATAATGTACTGGGCTTCTATTCACTGCTGGTGGCCCTGGTAATTGCGCTCACAGGCATGGTATGGGCGTTTAAATGGTTTGAAACTGCCGTATATGTGGCTGCATCCGGTACTACTACCGCTCCGGTATCGCCTGTTTATACTTCCATCAAAACAACTGCAGGTGCCGGCAATCCGCCACTGGACATGGCTTTTGATGCAGCTCAGCCGATGCTTAAAAATGTGGACCGTGTTTTCGTATATCCGGCATCGTATCCGGAAGGTGTACATACGATTGGGGGATATAAAGGAAAGGATATTTATTTTGGTGCAGACGAACTGAAGTTTGACCAATATACCGGAAAGCTGCTGGGGCGCGAGGAATACAGGAAGAAGAACAGTGGAGAGAAACTGATTGCGATGAATTATGATATACATGTAGGCGCTATCGGCGGGCTGCCAGGCAAAATACTGGCTTTTATCATCAGTTTTATTTGTGCATCTCTGCCGGTTACCGGCTTTTACATATGGTGGGGTAAACAGCGAAAAGCCCGAAAAAAGGCAGCAAAGCCGGTGGCGAGATTGAATACGATATAA
- a CDS encoding DUF2157 domain-containing protein, whose protein sequence is MNINTLSKLQKEGLISDEEMQRITTAENNRLFSLHWEIKTILYLGVLLLSGGLGILIYKNIDTIGHQVILLFIALVCIGSYVYCFKHRPPFSHEKTVSPNTFYDYALLLGSLTFVTFIGYLQFQYTAFGTAYGLATFIPLVVLFFTAYYFDHLGILSMAITNLAAWAGIAITPMQILSKNDFSDHTLIYTGIALGAALILLAELSARRNFKAHFAFTYNNFGVNIFFISAIAAMCVFDSPIYMLWFLLIAGAGYRCYTWAFRDRSFYFALLAILYVYFGLSILIFRLLFSIRNGDGFILALFYTVCSAIAVILLLINLNKKIKQ, encoded by the coding sequence ATGAATATTAACACTTTATCCAAACTCCAAAAAGAAGGACTGATCAGCGACGAGGAAATGCAACGCATTACCACCGCAGAAAACAACCGGCTTTTTTCCCTGCACTGGGAAATCAAAACAATCCTCTATCTGGGCGTATTACTCCTCAGTGGAGGCCTGGGCATCCTGATCTACAAAAACATAGACACTATCGGACACCAGGTGATTCTACTGTTCATTGCACTGGTATGTATCGGCAGCTATGTATACTGCTTCAAACATCGCCCTCCGTTTTCCCATGAAAAAACAGTCTCGCCCAACACATTCTACGATTATGCGTTGCTGTTAGGCAGCCTCACCTTCGTTACCTTCATCGGTTACCTGCAGTTCCAGTACACCGCATTTGGCACCGCCTATGGCCTGGCTACCTTCATTCCGCTGGTGGTGTTGTTTTTTACAGCCTACTACTTTGATCATCTGGGTATCCTGTCTATGGCTATCACCAACCTGGCCGCCTGGGCTGGTATTGCCATCACACCTATGCAGATACTATCGAAAAATGATTTCAGCGACCATACGCTGATCTACACCGGTATTGCATTGGGAGCGGCATTGATATTACTGGCGGAACTGTCTGCCCGCAGAAACTTCAAGGCCCATTTTGCCTTCACGTACAACAACTTTGGGGTTAATATCTTTTTCATCTCGGCCATTGCGGCCATGTGCGTCTTCGACAGCCCTATCTATATGTTATGGTTCCTGCTGATAGCCGGCGCCGGATACCGCTGTTACACCTGGGCTTTCCGCGACCGCTCCTTTTACTTCGCATTGCTTGCAATACTGTATGTGTATTTCGGATTAAGTATCCTGATCTTCAGATTACTCTTTTCAATCCGTAATGGTGATGGCTTTATACTGGCCCTGTTTTATACTGTATGCTCAGCAATAGCTGTCATCCTCCTGTTAATCAATCTCAACAAAAAAATCAAACAATGA
- a CDS encoding SMP-30/gluconolactonase/LRE family protein, whose translation MQIYQSELFSQGPFELGEGAFWWPERSSWCWADILGHSLYMMDKEGHRTKYHIGEYVSMMVPVQGSQELLLGLQGRVVRFSPEQGLGRTLAVLDGNPGIRCNDGKCDPAGRLWIGTMHLITQKDNGALYCVERNQPPLIKIAQVSISNGIVWYGDKMYFNDTATGMVREYAYEVNSGEIRFVRNAVIIPGELGCPDGMTIDEEGMLWVAHWGGGGVYRWNPVTGELLGKIEVPVLQVSSCVFGGPDMQEMLITTAREHMTAQQIEAYPLSGSVFHARLPFKGLPVNYFKY comes from the coding sequence ATGCAGATTTATCAATCAGAACTATTTTCCCAAGGGCCTTTTGAATTGGGGGAAGGCGCTTTCTGGTGGCCGGAGCGGTCATCCTGGTGTTGGGCGGACATCCTGGGACATTCCCTGTATATGATGGACAAAGAAGGACATCGCACAAAATATCATATAGGCGAGTACGTGAGTATGATGGTGCCGGTACAAGGCAGCCAGGAATTGTTGCTGGGCTTACAGGGCCGGGTGGTGCGTTTTTCGCCGGAGCAGGGGCTGGGCCGTACTTTGGCTGTCCTCGATGGTAATCCGGGTATCCGCTGTAATGATGGTAAATGTGATCCTGCAGGTCGTTTGTGGATAGGGACCATGCATCTGATCACGCAGAAAGACAACGGAGCGCTGTATTGTGTGGAGCGTAACCAACCGCCGCTGATCAAGATAGCGCAGGTAAGCATTTCCAATGGAATCGTTTGGTATGGTGATAAGATGTATTTTAATGATACTGCTACTGGCATGGTAAGGGAATATGCTTATGAGGTGAATTCGGGAGAGATCCGTTTTGTGAGGAATGCAGTGATAATACCCGGAGAGCTGGGTTGTCCGGATGGTATGACGATAGATGAGGAAGGTATGTTGTGGGTAGCACACTGGGGCGGTGGTGGCGTATATCGCTGGAATCCGGTCACTGGGGAGCTGCTGGGCAAGATTGAGGTGCCGGTATTACAGGTGTCTTCCTGTGTTTTTGGTGGCCCGGATATGCAGGAGATGCTAATTACTACCGCGCGGGAGCATATGACGGCTCAACAAATCGAGGCTTATCCATTGAGTGGGAGTGTGTTTCACGCAAGACTTCCTTTTAAAGGCCTGCCTGTCAATTATTTTAAATATTAA
- a CDS encoding GNAT family N-acetyltransferase: protein MKDFKIIDNKEARQFEAHIAGQLAKVIYEKNGSRIFLTGAEVPPTLEKQGVLPLMLGKVMEEISAQNIRMVPSSKKVAEFVRSNPQWKTLLAHGLHI, encoded by the coding sequence ATGAAGGATTTCAAAATTATTGACAACAAGGAGGCCAGGCAGTTTGAGGCGCATATTGCCGGACAGCTGGCCAAGGTTATTTATGAAAAAAATGGCAGCCGTATTTTCCTGACGGGCGCAGAAGTGCCGCCTACATTGGAAAAACAAGGTGTATTGCCGTTAATGCTGGGAAAAGTGATGGAGGAGATTTCTGCACAGAATATCCGTATGGTCCCTTCCAGCAAAAAAGTAGCGGAGTTTGTGCGTAGCAATCCGCAGTGGAAAACACTGCTGGCGCACGGTCTGCACATATAG
- a CDS encoding OmpH family outer membrane protein: protein MKFWYTTVALLFMGTAAFSQKTAYINFQQLIAAMPETKQATDTLQKYQQELAKDGQYLVAEYTRKLQEYDSLGAKWTEQIKAMKEKELQDAQAAIQDYRQRMEEKLGAKDQQLLIPIMDKAKKALKAIATEKGYTLVIDNSKDEVLIGSDADDLMAPVKAKLGLK from the coding sequence ATGAAATTTTGGTACACCACTGTCGCACTGCTGTTTATGGGCACTGCTGCTTTTTCGCAGAAGACCGCGTACATCAATTTTCAGCAACTGATCGCAGCCATGCCTGAAACCAAACAGGCCACCGATACCCTACAGAAATACCAGCAGGAGTTGGCTAAGGATGGTCAGTATCTTGTAGCGGAATATACCCGCAAATTACAGGAATACGACAGCCTGGGCGCTAAATGGACCGAACAGATTAAAGCGATGAAAGAGAAGGAATTGCAGGATGCGCAGGCCGCTATACAGGACTACCGCCAGCGGATGGAGGAGAAACTGGGCGCCAAAGATCAACAGCTGCTGATTCCTATCATGGACAAAGCTAAAAAGGCGCTGAAAGCGATAGCTACCGAAAAAGGCTACACGCTGGTAATCGATAATTCCAAAGATGAAGTGTTGATTGGTTCGGATGCCGATGATCTGATGGCTCCTGTAAAAGCCAAACTGGGACTGAAATAA
- a CDS encoding RNA polymerase sigma-70 factor, with the protein MELQYPGNTSLLEKEDTLTFEQAFKTHFKGLHAYACTILKDDVMAEEMVQNVFCKLWEKSGEIKIKQSIAGYLYRAVYHESINYLRHQKVKANHQAHTQYQMSNNRDTGNTSGKVTMRELEEKLDKALRELPEKCRTVFQLSRFEELKYQEIADRLDISIKTVENQMGKALRLLRLNLVDFLPLLLILLHL; encoded by the coding sequence ATGGAGTTGCAATATCCAGGTAATACCTCGTTACTGGAAAAAGAAGACACATTAACCTTTGAGCAGGCATTTAAAACTCATTTTAAAGGTCTGCATGCCTATGCCTGCACCATTTTGAAAGATGATGTAATGGCAGAAGAAATGGTTCAGAACGTATTCTGTAAACTGTGGGAGAAATCCGGAGAAATAAAGATCAAACAGTCCATCGCCGGATACCTCTACAGAGCAGTATATCATGAAAGCATCAATTATCTGCGACATCAGAAAGTTAAAGCCAACCACCAGGCGCATACACAGTATCAGATGAGCAACAACAGGGACACCGGCAATACCTCCGGTAAAGTTACCATGAGGGAACTGGAAGAAAAACTGGACAAAGCACTCCGCGAACTGCCGGAGAAATGCAGGACCGTATTTCAGTTGAGCCGTTTTGAGGAATTAAAATACCAGGAAATAGCAGACCGGCTGGACATCTCCATAAAAACAGTGGAAAATCAGATGGGAAAAGCATTACGGTTGCTCCGACTCAACCTGGTGGACTTCCTTCCCCTGTTACTTATATTGCTCCATCTCTAA
- a CDS encoding FecR domain-containing protein, with protein MNTNKDHINDDLLVKYMLGITTPAEQEEITAWIAADPAHQQYYEHFRLIWEQSKKLAAVSTVNEDDAWQRFQQRVGASEQQSEARIIKPNFSYWRRNLSIAATLLVLLGATGFWYMKTQQQHVIYANNSVTQNVLPDGSQVTLNKQSSVSYAGSFNKDRQVKLEGEAFFNVAQDPGHPFVIRVNDVTVKVLGTSFNIKSANGKTEVIVESGSVEVSKHQNSIQLQKNEKAVVTDNDAAPVKQQNTDDLYNYYRTKSFVCNNTPLWKLVAILNEAYGVNIVIADNDKREQPISVTFSNSSLDSTLQIIGITYGITIEKNGSNITLK; from the coding sequence GTGAATACAAACAAAGACCATATAAATGATGATCTCCTGGTAAAATATATGTTGGGCATCACCACCCCGGCAGAGCAGGAAGAGATAACAGCCTGGATAGCAGCAGATCCGGCCCACCAGCAGTATTATGAACATTTCCGGCTGATATGGGAACAAAGTAAAAAACTGGCCGCGGTAAGCACGGTAAATGAAGATGATGCCTGGCAACGTTTTCAGCAACGGGTAGGCGCCAGTGAACAACAGTCTGAAGCCCGCATCATCAAACCTAACTTCTCCTACTGGCGCCGTAACCTCAGCATTGCTGCCACACTCCTGGTATTGTTGGGAGCCACCGGTTTCTGGTATATGAAAACCCAACAGCAGCACGTGATATATGCCAACAACAGCGTAACACAGAACGTTCTGCCTGATGGTTCTCAGGTAACGCTCAACAAACAATCTTCCGTCTCCTATGCTGGCTCCTTTAACAAGGACAGACAGGTGAAACTGGAAGGAGAGGCTTTCTTCAATGTAGCCCAGGACCCCGGCCATCCTTTTGTGATCAGGGTAAACGATGTAACAGTAAAAGTATTGGGCACTTCCTTTAACATCAAAAGTGCCAATGGCAAAACAGAAGTGATTGTAGAATCCGGCTCTGTAGAAGTAAGCAAACACCAAAACAGCATACAGCTGCAGAAAAACGAAAAAGCCGTGGTGACCGATAATGACGCTGCTCCTGTAAAACAGCAGAACACCGATGATCTGTACAACTACTATCGTACAAAATCATTCGTATGCAACAATACACCGCTGTGGAAACTGGTGGCCATCCTCAACGAAGCCTACGGGGTGAATATCGTGATCGCCGATAACGACAAGCGTGAACAGCCCATCAGCGTGACTTTCAGCAACAGCTCACTCGATAGCACCCTTCAGATCATCGGTATTACCTATGGTATTACCATAGAGAAAAACGGGTCTAACATCACATTGAAATAA
- a CDS encoding LA_2272 family surface repeat-containing protein, whose amino-acid sequence MLLNRIFLSIVLAFFLSVQVQAQSLLNKTVTVEARKQKLSDVLNIISKQGNFYFSYISTILPQDSLVSISAKNKTVRQILDQLFEGEYMYKESGNYIILFKKTSGQTYYQITGVVTDTKTGQRVPNASVYERQQLISTLTNNDGYFRLRLRDKSPTAAISISKELYSDTSLLINTGHDQELSITISPASYQLKTVEVTGHMQVERTWLGKMMLSSRQKVQSLNLGAFLADKPYQASLAPGLGTHGRMSGQVINKFSINVIGGYTAGVDGFELGTVFNIVKGNVQYVQIAGVTNIVGGKTKGVQVAGIHNNVLDSMKGVQLGGVSNVVEGSLQGAQVSGVVGEVGGNMDGAQVNGVVGIVKGNTHGVQVASIGSSTHKALEGWQVSGVYNYTAQDVKGAQISTVGNISHGTVRGLQLGTVFNYARHLKGVQIGLVNIADTSSGYSIGLVNIVKHGYHKLSVYSNDLVNYNVAWKTGYRKFYSILFAGFSPGDKKVFTVGYGIGREMNFNQHLFLTAEATGQTLFVDGGDSQVYRLQPLLNYRITRWLSVFAGPSLAFHIYDDLWKPKEGYLSQIPAAGYPSFRIADGATGWLGWQAGINIF is encoded by the coding sequence ATGTTACTTAACAGAATATTTTTATCGATAGTATTGGCGTTTTTTCTTTCCGTGCAGGTACAGGCCCAGAGCCTGCTCAACAAAACCGTCACGGTAGAAGCCAGAAAACAGAAACTATCGGATGTGCTGAACATCATCTCCAAACAAGGGAATTTTTACTTTTCCTATATCAGTACCATCCTTCCGCAAGACAGCCTGGTCAGCATCTCTGCAAAAAATAAAACAGTCCGGCAAATACTCGATCAGTTGTTTGAAGGAGAGTATATGTATAAAGAGTCGGGCAACTATATCATTCTTTTCAAAAAAACATCGGGACAAACCTATTATCAGATAACGGGTGTCGTCACGGACACGAAGACAGGGCAGCGGGTACCCAATGCCAGCGTGTATGAACGACAGCAACTCATATCTACTTTAACAAACAACGACGGTTACTTCAGGCTGCGGTTACGGGACAAAAGTCCCACCGCAGCCATCAGCATTAGTAAGGAGCTGTATTCAGATACGTCTCTGCTGATTAATACCGGCCATGACCAGGAGTTGAGTATTACAATTTCACCGGCCAGTTATCAGTTGAAAACGGTGGAGGTCACCGGGCATATGCAGGTGGAAAGGACCTGGCTGGGCAAAATGATGTTATCTTCCCGTCAGAAGGTGCAGAGCCTTAACCTGGGCGCATTTCTGGCTGATAAGCCTTATCAGGCTTCACTGGCTCCGGGACTGGGCACCCATGGCAGAATGAGCGGACAGGTGATCAATAAGTTCTCCATCAATGTGATAGGTGGTTATACTGCTGGTGTAGACGGTTTTGAGCTGGGCACCGTGTTTAATATTGTGAAAGGTAATGTACAGTACGTACAGATCGCTGGTGTGACGAATATAGTGGGGGGGAAAACCAAAGGTGTACAGGTAGCCGGTATACACAACAATGTGCTTGACTCTATGAAAGGCGTACAGTTAGGAGGTGTCAGCAATGTAGTGGAAGGCAGTCTGCAAGGAGCACAGGTAAGCGGTGTTGTTGGGGAAGTAGGCGGTAATATGGACGGTGCGCAGGTGAATGGTGTGGTAGGTATTGTGAAAGGAAATACCCACGGTGTGCAAGTGGCCTCCATCGGCAGTTCTACCCACAAGGCATTGGAAGGCTGGCAGGTGAGCGGTGTCTATAACTACACCGCCCAGGACGTAAAAGGAGCACAGATTTCTACTGTCGGTAATATCAGCCATGGAACCGTGAGAGGGCTGCAACTGGGTACTGTCTTTAACTATGCCAGACATCTTAAAGGTGTACAGATAGGGCTGGTCAATATTGCCGATACCTCTTCCGGCTACAGCATAGGACTGGTGAACATCGTGAAACACGGTTATCATAAATTATCTGTTTACAGCAATGACCTGGTTAACTATAATGTTGCCTGGAAAACGGGATACAGAAAGTTCTACAGTATTTTGTTTGCAGGATTCAGTCCTGGCGATAAAAAAGTATTTACTGTCGGTTATGGCATAGGAAGAGAGATGAATTTTAATCAACATCTTTTTCTGACTGCAGAAGCAACCGGACAGACACTTTTTGTTGATGGTGGTGACTCACAGGTATATCGTTTACAACCATTACTGAACTATAGAATTACCCGTTGGCTCTCTGTATTTGCAGGACCATCACTGGCTTTCCATATTTATGATGATCTGTGGAAACCCAAAGAAGGTTATCTGTCTCAGATACCTGCAGCAGGTTATCCTTCCTTTAGGATTGCTGATGGAGCCACTGGATGGTTAGGATGGCAGGCTGGTATCAATATTTTCTGA